One Candidatus Sulfotelmatobacter sp. genomic region harbors:
- a CDS encoding SIR2 family protein: MTAGLPGLTGIKAAAIGLLTPQYRAFAERLDHSLNIEQVLTKLRRIAAIAEGAERVSQFTSQEARGLDVALCASIVASVAEPPGSIDAFRSLAIWAAGARYKLPIEVFTTNYDTLIERGLEEEGVSYFDGFVGTLKARFREDLVDVPDIDPESIPPAGFTRLWKLHGSINWQLESHNERRSVFRLGAPVQTGAAAAIYPSDEKYDDSRRVPFVVLMDRFRHGLALPESCTLICGYSFGDQHLNDVIYDAAKRFPRSEIIAACFHEIPVDLASRAEIYRNILVLSPNEAIIGGIRANWAADNVAAGIFEGGRFLLGDFRRLALFLTGSRLAPTSANA; the protein is encoded by the coding sequence ATGACGGCTGGGCTCCCGGGCCTTACCGGAATTAAAGCCGCCGCCATTGGCCTTCTAACGCCGCAGTACAGGGCTTTTGCCGAACGTTTAGACCACAGCTTAAACATCGAACAAGTGCTGACCAAACTACGGCGGATCGCTGCGATTGCAGAAGGCGCCGAGCGGGTGTCCCAATTTACGTCCCAAGAAGCTCGCGGCCTAGATGTGGCCCTATGCGCGTCAATTGTCGCATCAGTAGCGGAACCCCCAGGTTCAATTGACGCGTTTCGGAGCCTGGCCATTTGGGCAGCGGGTGCGCGTTATAAGCTACCCATTGAAGTGTTTACCACGAATTATGACACGCTCATCGAACGCGGGCTCGAAGAAGAGGGCGTTTCGTACTTTGACGGATTTGTTGGCACACTAAAGGCTCGATTCCGAGAAGACCTTGTTGATGTTCCCGACATCGATCCGGAGTCAATACCCCCGGCAGGCTTCACTCGTCTGTGGAAGCTTCACGGTTCAATCAACTGGCAGCTAGAAAGCCACAATGAGCGCCGAAGCGTCTTCAGATTAGGCGCGCCAGTTCAAACCGGTGCAGCAGCAGCAATATATCCCTCTGACGAAAAATATGACGATAGCCGTCGCGTTCCTTTCGTGGTACTAATGGATCGGTTTCGACACGGGCTCGCCCTGCCAGAAAGCTGCACGTTGATTTGCGGATACTCGTTCGGGGATCAGCACCTGAACGACGTGATCTATGATGCAGCGAAACGATTCCCACGGTCCGAAATCATTGCGGCGTGTTTCCACGAAATTCCGGTTGACCTTGCTTCGCGCGCCGAAATATATCGCAACATCTTGGTTTTAAGTCCCAATGAAGCGATAATTGGTGGCATTCGCGCAAATTGGGCTGCTGACAACGTTGCAGCAGGGATTTTTGAAGGCGGGCGGTTTTTGCTTGGGGACTTCCGTCGCTTGGCCCTGTTCCTTACCGGTAG
- a CDS encoding type II toxin-antitoxin system HicB family antitoxin, whose product MAELRYAVVLEPDEDTVRVIVPAFPEIATFGANREEALRMAADAIALSVEYRRSKGLDVPISDAEGARLEVITIAA is encoded by the coding sequence ATGGCCGAGCTTCGTTACGCCGTCGTGCTCGAGCCCGACGAGGACACCGTGCGGGTCATCGTGCCCGCGTTTCCCGAAATTGCGACGTTCGGCGCGAACCGCGAAGAGGCGCTGCGAATGGCGGCCGACGCCATCGCGCTCTCGGTCGAGTATCGTCGCTCGAAGGGACTCGACGTCCCCATATCCGACGCTGAAGGCGCGCGGCTCGAGGTCATCACGATCGCGGCCTGA
- a CDS encoding branched-chain amino acid ABC transporter permease — protein sequence MRSLGSTPRSVLIGRAILILGAIVLLATPWITDANGMQIVGGLLTMFVLAVMWNLLAGYADIVSIGQQAFVGIGAYAFYGFAVLQNVNPYLAIPLAGAIALVVAVPSMAIVFRLRAAYLSVGTWVLAEVLMLAAGKLEAFGAGLGSSLPVSVAEAFGDSPTARATTTYWLSLALAALAFVATWLLMRSRVGIGLTAMRDDEEGASTAGVDVLRARIISFLWTAPFLGLAGALITLQSLRIAPAASFSITDWTVYVIFIVVIGGVGSFEGPIIGTLVFYVIREYLQSWGVWHFIVLGIVSIAVILIEPRGLWGLLRRVIPDDLIPVSHRPPR from the coding sequence GTGCGATCGCTGGGCTCGACTCCGCGCAGCGTCCTGATCGGACGCGCGATCCTGATCCTCGGCGCGATCGTGCTGCTCGCGACCCCGTGGATCACCGACGCCAACGGGATGCAGATCGTCGGCGGCCTCTTGACGATGTTCGTGCTGGCCGTGATGTGGAATCTGCTCGCCGGTTACGCCGACATCGTGAGCATCGGTCAACAGGCGTTCGTCGGGATCGGCGCCTACGCGTTCTACGGCTTCGCCGTGCTGCAGAACGTCAACCCGTATCTGGCGATCCCGCTGGCCGGTGCGATCGCGCTGGTCGTCGCCGTGCCGAGCATGGCGATCGTGTTCCGCCTGCGGGCGGCATACCTGTCGGTCGGCACCTGGGTGTTGGCGGAAGTGCTGATGCTCGCGGCCGGCAAGCTCGAGGCCTTCGGTGCCGGGCTGGGCTCGAGTCTGCCGGTTTCGGTCGCCGAGGCGTTCGGCGACTCGCCGACCGCGCGCGCGACGACGACCTACTGGCTCTCGCTCGCGCTGGCGGCGCTGGCCTTCGTCGCGACCTGGCTGCTGATGCGCTCGCGCGTCGGCATCGGCCTGACCGCCATGCGCGACGACGAAGAGGGCGCCTCGACCGCCGGCGTCGACGTGCTGCGCGCCCGCATCATCAGCTTCTTGTGGACCGCGCCGTTCCTCGGCCTGGCCGGTGCGCTGATCACGCTGCAGAGCCTGCGCATCGCGCCTGCCGCCTCGTTCAGCATCACCGACTGGACCGTCTACGTCATCTTCATCGTCGTCATCGGCGGCGTCGGCAGCTTCGAGGGCCCGATCATCGGGACGCTGGTCTTCTACGTGATCCGCGAGTACTTGCAGAGCTGGGGCGTCTGGCACTTCATCGTGCTCGGCATCGTCTCGATCGCCGTCATCCTGATCGAACCGCGCGGCCTGTGGGGCCTCCTCCGCCGCGTCATCCCCGACGACCTGATCCCCGTCTCGCACCGCCCGCCGCGTTAG
- a CDS encoding branched-chain amino acid ABC transporter permease, whose protein sequence is MNPLAIANQILQGVLLGGLYALFASGLSISVGVMRFVNIAHGDLIVLVSFLLFTLTAYFHVPLLLAVAISLPISFAGGYVLQRFLLQRVLGKGILQIVLVTFGISIIVQNFLQGTFGADTRRLSGSGFESASIPLTNGIGVGYLPLTIFAAAVLLIFALDRLLYTTRVGAHIRAVSDDVDTANLVGLSSPRIYAIAMGVVGVTVCISAAFMSVFANFDPTSGPDRLLTAFEAVVLGGLGSLWGTLIGGIIIGVAQLLGAQLLGSEWQQLAGHLVFLAIFLIRPQGLFPRY, encoded by the coding sequence ATGAACCCGCTCGCCATCGCCAACCAGATCTTGCAAGGCGTCCTGCTGGGCGGGCTCTACGCGCTGTTCGCCTCGGGGCTCTCGATCTCGGTCGGCGTCATGCGCTTCGTCAACATCGCGCACGGCGATCTCATCGTGCTCGTCTCGTTCCTGCTCTTCACGCTGACGGCGTACTTCCACGTCCCGCTGCTCTTGGCGGTCGCGATCTCGCTGCCGATCTCGTTCGCGGGCGGCTATGTCTTGCAGCGGTTCCTCTTGCAGCGGGTGCTGGGCAAGGGCATCCTGCAGATCGTCCTGGTGACGTTCGGCATCTCGATCATCGTGCAGAACTTCTTGCAGGGCACCTTCGGCGCCGACACGCGCCGGCTCTCGGGGAGCGGCTTCGAATCGGCGTCCATTCCGCTGACGAACGGAATCGGGGTGGGCTACCTGCCGCTGACGATCTTCGCGGCCGCGGTGCTGCTGATCTTCGCGCTCGACCGGCTGCTCTACACGACGCGCGTCGGCGCGCACATTCGCGCCGTCTCCGACGACGTCGACACCGCCAACCTGGTCGGGCTCTCCTCGCCGCGCATCTACGCGATCGCGATGGGGGTGGTCGGCGTCACGGTCTGTATCTCGGCCGCCTTCATGTCGGTGTTCGCCAACTTCGATCCGACCAGCGGCCCCGACCGCTTGTTGACCGCGTTCGAAGCGGTCGTCCTCGGCGGCCTGGGCAGCCTGTGGGGAACGCTGATCGGCGGCATCATCATCGGCGTCGCACAGCTGCTCGGCGCGCAGCTGCTGGGCTCGGAGTGGCAGCAGCTCGCCGGCCATCTGGTGTTTCTCGCCATCTTCCTGATCCGGCCGCAAGGCCTCTTCCCGAGGTACTGA
- a CDS encoding ABC transporter ATP-binding protein, producing the protein MPEALLTVDALTVVYDQFRATHDIDLAVDAGEIVSVIGANGAGKSSLLKAIVGNARLASGSICFEGSDLAGKTTAQIVKAGIALVPEGRRLFPSLTVEENLQIGSSVGRPGEITLATIYEYFPALADKRRQLARELSGGQQQMVALGRALLTNPRLLLCDEISLGLAPVIVNSLYEIIPALARRGIGVLVVEQDITRSLAVADRFYCLLEGKVTLTGRPAEVSRETVMRHYFGL; encoded by the coding sequence GTGCCTGAGGCGCTGCTCACCGTCGACGCGTTGACGGTCGTCTACGATCAGTTCCGCGCCACGCACGACATCGATCTCGCGGTCGACGCGGGCGAGATCGTGTCGGTCATCGGCGCCAACGGCGCCGGCAAGTCCTCGCTGCTCAAGGCGATCGTCGGCAACGCGCGGCTGGCGTCGGGCTCGATCTGCTTCGAGGGCAGCGATCTGGCCGGCAAGACGACGGCGCAGATCGTCAAGGCTGGGATCGCGCTGGTCCCCGAAGGCCGGCGGCTCTTCCCCTCGCTGACGGTCGAAGAGAATTTGCAGATCGGCAGCAGCGTCGGACGCCCCGGCGAGATCACGCTCGCAACGATCTACGAGTACTTTCCCGCCCTCGCCGACAAGCGCCGCCAGTTGGCGCGCGAGCTCTCCGGCGGCCAGCAGCAGATGGTCGCGCTCGGGCGCGCACTGCTCACCAACCCGCGCCTGCTGCTGTGCGACGAGATCAGCCTGGGGTTGGCGCCGGTGATCGTCAACTCGCTCTACGAGATCATTCCGGCGCTGGCCCGGCGCGGCATCGGCGTGCTCGTCGTCGAGCAGGACATCACCCGTTCGCTGGCCGTCGCCGATCGTTTCTACTGTCTGCTGGAAGGCAAGGTCACGCTGACCGGCCGGCCGGCGGAGGTCAGCCGCGAGACCGTGATGCGCCACTACTTCGGACTATGA
- a CDS encoding ABC transporter ATP-binding protein produces the protein MLELTGLSRRFGGLTVIDDLALRVQQGEIVGILGPNGAGKSTLFNLIGGNLAPNAGHVVYEGRDITRMRVWDRARMGIGRTFQIPKPFMHMSVFENVLAAAVHGGKLSVAKATPRAAEVLERTGLAHRSTVQAGQLTLLDLKRLELAKALAQAPKLLLLDEIAGGLSEAECEELLAIVGGEHAAGTTIVWIEHVVLALRRLATRIDVLYGGRILVSGTPEQVLADQRVQEVYLGA, from the coding sequence ATGCTCGAACTGACGGGACTCTCCCGCCGCTTCGGGGGCCTCACGGTGATCGACGATCTCGCGCTGCGCGTACAGCAGGGCGAGATCGTCGGTATCCTGGGCCCCAACGGGGCAGGCAAAAGCACCCTCTTCAACCTGATCGGCGGCAACCTCGCGCCCAATGCCGGTCACGTCGTCTACGAAGGCCGCGACATCACGCGGATGCGCGTGTGGGACCGCGCGCGCATGGGCATCGGGCGCACCTTCCAGATTCCCAAACCGTTCATGCACATGAGCGTGTTCGAAAACGTGCTCGCCGCCGCCGTGCACGGCGGGAAGCTGTCGGTCGCGAAGGCGACGCCGCGCGCCGCCGAGGTGCTCGAACGCACCGGTCTCGCGCATCGCAGCACGGTGCAAGCCGGACAACTCACGCTGCTCGACCTCAAGCGGCTCGAGCTGGCCAAGGCGTTGGCGCAAGCGCCCAAGCTGCTGCTGCTCGACGAGATCGCCGGCGGCCTTTCCGAGGCGGAGTGCGAGGAGCTGCTCGCGATCGTCGGGGGGGAGCACGCGGCCGGGACGACGATTGTGTGGATCGAGCACGTCGTGCTGGCGCTGCGGCGGTTGGCGACGCGCATCGACGTCCTGTACGGTGGTCGTATCCTGGTCAGCGGCACGCCGGAACAGGTGCTGGCCGACCAGCGCGTCCAGGAAGTGTACCTCGGTGCCTGA
- a CDS encoding ABC transporter substrate-binding protein encodes MTNRRIDRADFLKGAAAAGAAAAALPQVAFAAAPRTIKIGLVQPVTGPLAFFTEHMPFVLSQIKSRFGTTINIGGTKYPYEIIIRDSQSSPNRASDVARELILQDKIDIMAVYATPETVNPVSDQCELNGVPCISNDAPLEPYFFGRKGDPKKGFEWTYHFFFSAGTLSKAMLAYWNKLPTNKVLGGLWGNDGDGIAQSKVFAEEFTKSGYKVVDPGRFDMPASSYNAQIAAFQSGHAEIIQGVLPPPDFTAFWNGAAQQGYKPKSVYVGKACEFPEAMYVLHDRCVGLTAETWWSKFHPFSSHLFPMTSRQLADDWESAEKRQYSMALGFRHALWEVVFDVLKRTHDIDKAASIRDAAKSTHYESIVGPIDFNKGPFPNCAETPLVVSQWFKGSKYPYELFIVDNSTTPQVPTNHKPELIHYT; translated from the coding sequence ATGACCAACCGCCGTATCGATCGCGCTGATTTCCTCAAAGGGGCGGCCGCCGCCGGGGCGGCCGCCGCAGCACTGCCGCAGGTGGCCTTCGCCGCCGCCCCGCGCACGATCAAGATCGGACTCGTCCAGCCCGTCACCGGCCCGCTCGCGTTCTTCACCGAGCACATGCCCTTCGTGCTCTCGCAGATCAAGTCGCGGTTCGGCACCACGATCAACATCGGCGGGACCAAGTACCCCTACGAGATCATCATCCGGGACAGCCAGTCGAGCCCGAACCGCGCCTCCGACGTCGCGCGCGAGCTGATCCTGCAAGACAAGATCGACATCATGGCCGTCTACGCAACGCCGGAAACCGTCAACCCGGTCTCCGATCAGTGCGAGCTCAACGGCGTGCCGTGCATCTCGAACGACGCGCCGCTCGAGCCCTATTTCTTCGGTCGCAAGGGCGATCCCAAGAAGGGCTTCGAGTGGACCTACCACTTCTTCTTCAGCGCCGGAACGCTCTCGAAAGCGATGCTGGCGTACTGGAACAAGCTGCCGACGAACAAAGTCTTGGGCGGCCTGTGGGGCAACGACGGTGACGGCATCGCGCAGTCGAAAGTCTTCGCCGAGGAGTTCACCAAGTCGGGTTACAAGGTCGTCGACCCCGGTCGCTTCGACATGCCGGCCTCGAGCTACAACGCCCAGATCGCGGCCTTCCAGAGCGGTCACGCCGAGATCATCCAGGGCGTGCTGCCGCCGCCGGACTTCACCGCCTTCTGGAACGGCGCCGCGCAGCAGGGGTACAAGCCCAAGTCGGTCTACGTCGGGAAGGCGTGCGAATTCCCCGAAGCGATGTACGTCCTGCACGACCGGTGCGTGGGTCTGACGGCCGAGACGTGGTGGTCGAAGTTCCACCCGTTCAGCTCGCACTTGTTCCCGATGACCTCGCGCCAACTGGCCGACGATTGGGAGAGCGCCGAGAAGCGGCAGTACTCGATGGCGCTGGGGTTCCGTCACGCGCTGTGGGAAGTCGTCTTCGATGTGCTCAAGCGCACGCACGACATCGACAAGGCCGCTTCGATTCGCGACGCGGCGAAGTCGACGCACTACGAGTCGATCGTCGGCCCCATCGACTTCAACAAGGGGCCGTTCCCGAACTGCGCCGAGACGCCGCTGGTCGTGAGCCAGTGGTTCAAGGGTTCGAAGTATCCCTACGAGCTGTTCATCGTCGACAACTCGACCACGCCGCAAGTGCCGACGAACCACAAGCCGGAGTTGATCCACTACACCTGA